Proteins from a single region of Ignavibacteriales bacterium:
- a CDS encoding glycosyltransferase codes for MKYSIIIPTLNEEKLLPNILRQIKENKITSRFDAEVIISDGGSEDKTLEIVSSFEVKVIVHQNGKKQNIAMGRNAGVQKAEGSILIFLGADIVIPEIINFFEFIEKYFSESTFLGMTCNVKVAPNEERFSDRFFHSFLNFYFYSLNVLGMGMGRGECQIIPKTIFEKFGGYNENLAAGEDFDLFRRIRKEGNILYARNLCVFESPRRYRKYGYLNVCKSWFINSFYVVFKNKSLATEWEQIR; via the coding sequence TTGAAATATAGCATCATCATTCCAACTTTGAATGAAGAAAAACTTCTTCCAAATATCTTACGTCAAATTAAGGAGAATAAAATCACTTCTCGTTTTGATGCTGAGGTAATAATTTCTGATGGAGGAAGTGAAGATAAAACTTTAGAAATTGTTTCTTCATTTGAAGTTAAGGTTATTGTTCATCAAAACGGAAAAAAACAAAACATTGCGATGGGAAGGAATGCAGGCGTTCAAAAAGCTGAAGGTTCAATTCTCATTTTTCTGGGAGCAGATATTGTCATTCCGGAAATTATTAATTTCTTTGAGTTTATTGAAAAATATTTTAGCGAATCAACTTTTCTTGGAATGACTTGCAACGTTAAAGTTGCGCCAAATGAAGAAAGATTTAGTGATAGATTTTTTCATTCATTTTTAAATTTTTATTTTTATTCCTTAAATGTTCTTGGAATGGGTATGGGAAGAGGCGAGTGCCAGATAATTCCTAAAACAATTTTTGAAAAATTTGGCGGTTACAATGAAAACCTTGCTGCTGGAGAAGATTTCGATTTGTTCCGGCGCATAAGGAAAGAAGGGAATATTTTATATGCAAGAAATCTTTGTGTTTTTGAATCTCCACGAAGATACAGGAAATATGGTTATCTTAATGTGTGTAAATCCTGGTTTATAAATTCATTTTATGTTGTATTCAAAAATAAATCTCTGGCTACCGAATGGGAACAAATAAGATAA